In the Quercus lobata isolate SW786 chromosome 5, ValleyOak3.0 Primary Assembly, whole genome shotgun sequence genome, one interval contains:
- the LOC115991474 gene encoding transcription factor MYB30-like produces MVKAQHAEEKMPLRKGAWTSEEDKKLTAYIKRYGIWNWSQMPKPAGLARSGKSCRLRWMNYLRPDIKRGNFSKEEEETILKCHEELGNRWSAIAAMLPGRTDNEIKNYWHTNLKKRFRNNWSTSSTTVSLKVQNWDVEANQNDSSEINLLHCDASKVSNLDGNHPMSPQLSTEDPSSSSTDPAVEIDRNQTIEENVCSSETFEELQSFWEQPFSLEDCMVETDHAGFIAQTTNTCFPEPIYPCVSYEDVQNDLWFNLPNHDEMHGM; encoded by the exons ATGGTGAAAGCTCAGCATGCTGAGGAGAAGATGCCTTTGAGAAAAGGTGCATGGACTTCTGAAGAAGATAAGAAGCTGACTGCTTACATTAAGCGATATGGCATTTGGAATTGGAGTCAGATGCCAAAACCTGCAG gtttgGCAAGGTCTGGGAAGAGTTGTAGACTTCGTTGGATGAATTACCTTAGGCCAGATATTAAGCGTGGAAACTTTAGCAAGGAAGAGGAGGAAACCATACTCAAGTGCCATGAAGAGCTGGGAAACCG ATGGTCTGCAATTGCAGCAATGCTTCCTGGAAGAACagataatgaaataaaaaattactggCACACTAACTTGAAAAAGCGCTTTAGGAACAATTGGAGTACTAGTTCAACAACTGTATCACTCAAGGTGCAAAACTGGGATGTTGAAGCTAACCAGAATGATTCATCTGAGATTAATCTCTTACATTGCGATGCCTCAAAAGTGTCAAACTTGGATGGCAATCATCCTATGTCACCACAACTATCCACTGAGGATCCCTCTTCATCAAGCACTGACCCTGCTGTTGAAATTGATAGAAACCAAACCATAGAAGAGAATGTTTGTTCATCTGAAACATTTGAAGAACTCCAAAGTTTCTGGGAGCAGCCATTTTCATTGGAGGACTGCATGGTGGAAACAGACCATGCAGGATTTATAGCTCAAACTACTAATACATGTTTTCCAGAACCCATATATCCATGTGTTTCTTATGAAGACGTCCAAAATGATTTGTGGTTCAATCTACCTAATCACGATGAAATGCATGGTATGTGA